One region of Pseudomonas glycinae genomic DNA includes:
- the rho gene encoding transcription termination factor Rho — MNLTELKQKPITELLELAEQMGIENMARSRKQDVIFSLLKKHAKSGEEISGDGVLEILQDGFGFLRSADASYLAGPDDIYVSPSQIRRFNLRTGDTIVGKIRPPKEGERYFALLKVDTINFDRPENAKNKILFENLTPLFPTVRMKMEAGNGSTEDLTGRVIDLCAPIGKGQRGLIVAPPKAGKTIMLQNIAANIARNNPEVHLIVLLIDERPEEVTEMQRTVRGEVVASTFDEPPTRHVQVAEMVIEKAKRLVEHKKDVVILLDSITRLARAYNTVIPSSGKVLTGGVDAHALEKPKRFFGAARNIEEGGSLTIIATALVETGSKMDEVIYEEFKGTGNMELPLDRRIAEKRVFPAININKSGTRREELLTADDELQRMWILRKLLHPMDEVAAIEFLVDKLKTTKTNDEFFLSMKRK; from the coding sequence ATGAATCTGACTGAACTCAAGCAAAAGCCGATTACCGAACTGCTCGAATTGGCCGAACAGATGGGCATAGAAAATATGGCCCGTTCGCGCAAGCAGGACGTGATTTTCTCCCTGCTGAAAAAGCACGCTAAAAGCGGTGAGGAAATCTCCGGTGATGGCGTGCTGGAGATTCTCCAGGACGGCTTCGGCTTCCTGCGCTCCGCTGACGCTTCCTATCTCGCCGGTCCTGACGACATCTATGTCTCGCCGAGCCAGATCCGCCGTTTCAACTTGCGCACCGGTGACACCATCGTTGGCAAGATCCGTCCTCCGAAGGAAGGCGAGCGTTATTTCGCCCTGCTCAAGGTCGACACGATCAACTTCGATCGTCCTGAGAACGCGAAGAACAAGATTCTCTTCGAGAACCTGACCCCGCTGTTCCCGACCGTGCGCATGAAGATGGAAGCTGGCAACGGTTCCACCGAAGACCTGACCGGTCGTGTGATCGACCTGTGCGCCCCGATCGGCAAAGGCCAGCGCGGTCTGATCGTTGCACCGCCGAAAGCCGGTAAAACGATCATGCTGCAGAACATTGCAGCGAACATCGCCCGTAACAATCCTGAAGTTCACCTGATCGTGCTGTTGATCGACGAGCGTCCGGAAGAAGTGACCGAAATGCAGCGCACCGTGCGCGGCGAAGTGGTTGCCTCGACCTTCGACGAGCCGCCGACCCGTCACGTGCAAGTGGCTGAAATGGTGATCGAGAAGGCCAAGCGCCTGGTCGAACACAAAAAGGACGTGGTGATCCTGCTCGACTCCATTACCCGTCTGGCCCGTGCCTACAACACCGTGATCCCGAGCTCCGGCAAGGTGCTGACCGGTGGTGTCGATGCCCACGCCCTGGAGAAACCGAAGCGTTTCTTCGGCGCCGCGCGCAACATCGAAGAAGGCGGCTCGCTGACCATCATCGCCACTGCGCTGGTTGAAACCGGCTCGAAGATGGATGAAGTGATCTACGAAGAGTTCAAGGGCACCGGCAACATGGAGCTGCCACTGGACCGTCGTATCGCCGAGAAGCGTGTGTTCCCGGCCATCAACATCAACAAGTCCGGTACTCGTCGCGAAGAGCTGTTGACTGCCGACGATGAGCTGCAGCGTATGTGGATCCTGCGCAAACTGCTGCACCCGATGGACGAAGTGGCGGCCATCGAGTTCCTGGTCGACAAGCTGAAGACGACCAAGACCAACGACGAGTTCTTCCTGTCGATGAAGCGCAAGTAA
- a CDS encoding acyltransferase family protein produces the protein MHTFGSRRDIDGLRALAVIPVVLFHFGFSTFSGGFVGVDVFFVISGFLITTILFREISAQRFSFIDFWARRARRIIPALSVVMLVTLALGWLLLTAKDFAELGRTVRYQSLFISNILFMREDGYFQPASDLKPLLHTWSLAVEEQYYIFFPLLMAVLIRYFRHWRWMLFAVLLVSFGLNIANIEHKPEFTFFSLPTRAWELLCGAMLAVIPAPKQAVRPWLYQAVGLAGLAAVLVAVFTFDKSTVFPGWAALLPVLGTTALIWSGAQGASLTGRLLSLRPLVWVGLLSYSLYLWHWPVFVYANAISIDGIQPVEAIGWIALALGLAWLSLRYIELPFREKRLLASRNAVLAGSLAAIVALVATGSAIRSADGVPQRLTGKALEYAQSREWRAGQMKCMLVTQDKELDKACLVGGNEDVPATQLFWGDSHAAALLPAIENNARREGRPVWLYSMSACPPILSDDPRQRCKDFNEQTMERVRSLGIKDVVLASNWSLYVYGREDGDKKVLLNSQDDTVQAEQRMAAALKARVAALRATGAQVWLFKEVPLQRKGAINRLTSLARIGRSAEGLGRPLEEHLARQHFLSRLFESMSAADPGVHVIDPTPLMCSNGVCSIEVNGHSQYKDEDHLSDAGSSRLSPLFAPLLLGTSHN, from the coding sequence ATGCACACGTTTGGCAGTCGCCGTGATATCGACGGATTACGAGCTCTGGCGGTTATTCCCGTCGTACTGTTTCATTTTGGATTCAGTACATTCAGTGGCGGCTTTGTCGGGGTTGACGTTTTTTTCGTCATTTCCGGCTTCCTGATCACAACGATTCTATTCCGCGAAATCAGCGCTCAACGTTTCAGCTTCATTGATTTCTGGGCACGCCGTGCCCGCCGCATCATTCCTGCCCTGAGCGTGGTCATGCTGGTGACGCTGGCACTGGGCTGGTTGCTGCTGACGGCCAAGGACTTCGCCGAACTCGGGCGAACAGTGCGCTATCAGTCGCTGTTCATCTCCAACATTCTGTTCATGCGCGAGGACGGCTATTTCCAGCCAGCCTCGGATCTGAAGCCGCTGCTGCATACCTGGTCGCTGGCGGTGGAAGAGCAGTACTACATCTTCTTTCCGCTGTTGATGGCGGTGCTGATCCGCTATTTCCGCCATTGGCGCTGGATGCTGTTCGCCGTGTTGCTGGTGTCGTTCGGCTTGAACATCGCCAACATCGAACACAAGCCGGAATTCACCTTCTTCTCGCTGCCTACCCGGGCCTGGGAGTTGCTCTGCGGTGCGATGCTCGCGGTAATTCCGGCGCCGAAGCAGGCGGTGCGTCCGTGGTTGTATCAGGCCGTGGGGCTGGCCGGCCTGGCGGCAGTGCTGGTCGCGGTGTTCACTTTTGACAAATCCACCGTGTTTCCGGGCTGGGCAGCGTTGTTGCCGGTGCTGGGGACGACGGCGCTGATCTGGTCGGGCGCGCAAGGTGCGAGCCTCACCGGGCGGCTCTTGAGTCTGCGGCCGTTGGTCTGGGTCGGCTTGCTTTCGTATTCGCTCTATCTTTGGCATTGGCCGGTGTTTGTCTACGCCAACGCGATTTCCATCGATGGCATTCAGCCTGTTGAAGCAATCGGCTGGATAGCCTTGGCGCTGGGCCTGGCCTGGCTGAGTCTGCGCTATATCGAGCTGCCGTTTCGCGAAAAACGCTTGCTCGCCTCGCGTAATGCAGTGCTGGCAGGCAGTCTGGCCGCCATCGTTGCACTCGTGGCGACGGGGTCGGCGATCCGTTCCGCCGACGGTGTCCCTCAGCGTCTGACCGGTAAAGCGCTGGAGTATGCACAGTCCCGTGAGTGGCGTGCAGGGCAGATGAAATGCATGCTGGTGACTCAGGATAAAGAGCTGGACAAGGCCTGTCTGGTGGGTGGCAACGAGGATGTTCCGGCCACGCAATTGTTCTGGGGCGACAGCCACGCCGCCGCCTTGCTGCCGGCCATCGAGAATAATGCCCGTCGCGAGGGGCGTCCGGTTTGGCTGTACAGCATGAGCGCGTGCCCGCCGATTCTCAGCGACGACCCGCGTCAGCGCTGCAAGGATTTCAACGAACAGACCATGGAACGTGTGCGCAGCCTCGGCATCAAGGATGTGGTGCTGGCGTCCAACTGGAGCCTTTACGTGTATGGCCGCGAAGACGGAGATAAGAAGGTGCTGCTCAATTCGCAAGACGATACCGTCCAGGCCGAGCAACGCATGGCCGCAGCGCTGAAAGCGCGGGTTGCCGCATTGAGGGCGACGGGGGCGCAAGTCTGGCTGTTCAAGGAGGTGCCGCTGCAACGCAAAGGCGCCATCAACCGCTTGACCAGCCTGGCGCGGATCGGAAGGTCCGCCGAAGGGCTGGGTCGTCCGCTTGAGGAACATCTGGCGCGCCAGCATTTCCTCAGCCGCCTGTTCGAATCCATGAGCGCCGCTGATCCGGGTGTGCACGTGATCGATCCAACACCGCTGATGTGCAGCAATGGCGTCTGCAGCATCGAGGTCAACGGCCATTCGCAGTACAAGGATGAGGATCATCTTTCGGACGCGGGGAGCTCCCGGCTGAGCCCGCTGTTTGCGCCTCTGCTGCTGGGGACGAGCCACAATTGA
- a CDS encoding flagellar basal body-associated protein FliL — translation MKAWIMLLLALSLPVAALAEEAKEGEAPKVNYITLSPPFVGNYGLDGTPKLKVYKADVALRVTGEEATKLVKANEPLIRNQLVALFTQQTTDAMGSIEGKEKLRQEALKQTQQVMNDETGKPVVEDLLFNNLIIQ, via the coding sequence GTGAAAGCGTGGATCATGTTGTTGCTGGCCCTGTCTCTGCCTGTGGCAGCGCTGGCCGAAGAAGCCAAAGAGGGCGAGGCGCCGAAGGTCAACTACATCACCCTGAGCCCGCCGTTCGTGGGCAACTACGGGCTCGATGGCACCCCGAAGCTCAAGGTCTACAAGGCCGACGTGGCACTGCGGGTGACCGGCGAAGAGGCGACCAAACTGGTCAAGGCCAACGAGCCGTTGATCCGTAATCAACTGGTGGCGCTGTTCACTCAGCAGACCACCGATGCGATGGGCAGCATCGAGGGCAAGGAAAAACTGCGTCAGGAAGCCTTGAAGCAGACCCAGCAGGTGATGAATGACGAGACCGGCAAGCCGGTGGTCGAGGATCTGTTGTTCAACAACCTGATCATTCAGTAA
- the ubiD gene encoding 4-hydroxy-3-polyprenylbenzoate decarboxylase, whose translation MKFKDLRDFVQQLEQRGELKRIQIPVSPVLEMTEVCDRTLRAKGPALLFEKPTGYDIPVLGNLFGTPERVAMGMGAESVSELREIGKLLAFLKEPEPPKGLKDAWSKLPIFRKIIAMAPKVIKDAPCQEVVIEGDDVDLAMLPVQTCWPGDVAPLITWGLTVTKGPNKDRQNLGIYRQQVIGRNKVIMRWLSHRGGALDFREWCEKHPGQPFPVSVALGADPATILGAVTPVPDSLSEYAFAGLLRDSRTELVKCRGNDLQVPATAEIILEGVIHPGEMADEGPYGDHTGYYNEVDSFPVFTVERITHRIKPIYHSTYTGRPPDEPAILGVALNEVFVPILQKQFPEITDFYLPPEGCSYRMAVVTMKKSYPGHAKRVMLGVWSFLRQFMYTKFVIVTDDDINARDWNDVIWAITTRMDPKRDTVMIDNTPIDYLDFASPVSGLGSKMGLDATHKWPGETTREWGRVIVKDDAVTQRIDAIWNQLGID comes from the coding sequence ATGAAATTCAAGGATCTTCGGGATTTCGTGCAGCAGCTTGAGCAGCGCGGAGAGTTGAAACGCATCCAGATTCCCGTCTCGCCGGTGCTGGAAATGACCGAGGTGTGCGACCGCACGCTGCGGGCCAAGGGCCCGGCGCTGCTGTTCGAAAAACCGACCGGCTACGACATTCCGGTGCTCGGCAACCTGTTCGGCACTCCTGAGCGGGTGGCCATGGGCATGGGCGCCGAGTCGGTCAGCGAACTGCGCGAAATCGGCAAGCTGCTGGCGTTCCTCAAGGAACCGGAACCGCCGAAGGGCTTGAAGGACGCGTGGTCGAAGCTGCCGATCTTCCGCAAGATCATCGCGATGGCGCCGAAAGTCATCAAAGACGCACCGTGCCAGGAAGTGGTCATCGAAGGCGACGACGTCGATCTGGCGATGCTGCCGGTGCAGACTTGCTGGCCGGGCGACGTGGCGCCACTGATCACCTGGGGCCTGACCGTCACCAAAGGCCCGAACAAGGATCGACAGAACCTCGGCATCTACCGTCAGCAAGTGATCGGCCGCAACAAGGTCATCATGCGCTGGCTCAGCCACCGTGGCGGCGCGCTGGATTTCCGTGAGTGGTGCGAGAAGCATCCGGGCCAGCCGTTCCCGGTGTCCGTGGCCCTTGGCGCGGATCCTGCGACCATTCTTGGCGCGGTGACGCCGGTGCCGGACAGCCTCTCCGAATATGCCTTCGCCGGTCTGCTGCGCGACAGCCGCACCGAGTTGGTGAAGTGCCGTGGCAACGACCTGCAAGTGCCGGCGACTGCCGAAATCATCCTCGAAGGCGTGATTCATCCGGGCGAGATGGCCGATGAAGGCCCGTACGGCGACCATACCGGTTACTACAACGAAGTCGACAGCTTCCCGGTGTTCACCGTCGAGCGCATCACCCACCGGATCAAGCCGATCTACCACAGCACCTACACCGGCCGTCCGCCGGATGAGCCGGCGATTCTTGGCGTGGCCTTGAACGAAGTGTTCGTGCCGATCCTGCAGAAGCAATTCCCGGAGATCACCGACTTCTACCTGCCGCCGGAAGGCTGCTCGTACCGCATGGCCGTGGTGACGATGAAGAAGTCGTATCCGGGCCACGCCAAGCGCGTGATGCTGGGTGTCTGGTCGTTTTTGCGACAGTTCATGTACACAAAGTTCGTTATCGTCACCGACGACGATATCAACGCGCGGGACTGGAACGACGTGATCTGGGCCATCACCACGCGCATGGACCCCAAGCGCGACACGGTGATGATTGACAACACGCCGATCGACTACCTCGACTTCGCCTCGCCGGTGTCGGGGCTTGGCTCGAAGATGGGCCTGGACGCCACCCACAAGTGGCCTGGCGAAACCACTCGCGAGTGGGGCCGCGTCATCGTCAAGGATGACGCCGTCACCCAACGGATCGATGCCATCTGGAATCAGTTAGGAATAGATTGA
- a CDS encoding CDP-6-deoxy-delta-3,4-glucoseen reductase, with amino-acid sequence MRVTLQPSGAVLEIQPGERILDGARRLGYECPQSCRNGNCHVCAALLVEGRVEQAGKVHDHGEFYTCIAEPLEDCIVLWDGVLALGELPVRSVSCQVIECRDVGGDTFRVRLRAPAGKPPRYHAGQYLMIERENGEKSAFSMASAPHGGRDLEIHVLARESSALSLIDQLRRNPMVRVELPFGDTHLAELPDGPLVLIAAGTGMGQIHSLIEHCRATGFKHPVHLYWGVRRPEDFYEIEHWDEWLKLPNLFLHKVVSDQCGWEGRCGMLHEAVCEDFPDLKSLHVYASGSPAMVYGTLDALVEAGMDAHQMRADVFAYAPRS; translated from the coding sequence ATGCGTGTAACCCTGCAGCCCTCCGGAGCGGTGCTCGAGATACAGCCCGGAGAGCGGATCCTCGATGGTGCACGGCGCCTGGGCTACGAATGCCCGCAAAGCTGCCGCAATGGTAACTGCCATGTGTGTGCGGCGCTGCTGGTGGAAGGTCGGGTCGAACAGGCCGGCAAGGTGCACGACCACGGCGAGTTCTACACTTGCATAGCGGAGCCGCTGGAAGACTGCATCGTGCTGTGGGATGGCGTGCTCGCGCTGGGAGAACTGCCGGTGCGCAGCGTGTCGTGTCAGGTCATCGAATGCCGGGACGTCGGTGGCGATACCTTTCGCGTGCGCCTGCGGGCACCGGCCGGCAAGCCGCCGCGCTATCACGCCGGTCAGTATTTGATGATCGAGCGCGAGAACGGCGAGAAATCGGCGTTCTCCATGGCTTCGGCGCCTCACGGCGGGCGCGATCTGGAAATCCATGTGCTGGCGCGCGAATCCAGTGCGCTGAGCCTGATCGATCAGCTCAGGCGCAACCCGATGGTGCGGGTCGAACTGCCGTTCGGCGATACCCACCTGGCGGAACTGCCGGACGGGCCGCTGGTGCTGATCGCCGCTGGTACTGGCATGGGCCAGATCCACAGCCTGATCGAGCATTGCCGGGCCACGGGCTTCAAACACCCGGTGCATCTGTATTGGGGCGTGCGTCGTCCGGAAGATTTTTATGAAATCGAGCATTGGGACGAATGGCTGAAGTTGCCCAATCTTTTCCTGCACAAGGTCGTCAGTGATCAGTGCGGCTGGGAAGGGCGCTGCGGCATGCTGCACGAAGCGGTATGTGAGGATTTCCCTGATCTGAAATCGCTGCACGTCTATGCCAGTGGCTCTCCGGCCATGGTCTACGGCACGCTGGATGCGCTGGTCGAAGCCGGGATGGATGCCCATCAGATGCGTGCGGATGTATTTGCTTACGCACCCCGCTCCTGA
- a CDS encoding gamma-glutamylcyclotransferase → MSAIENAFLNLAYPPRLDLGPQLTHEQLLASMQSTMARHKGGPVWLFAYGSLIWRPECTAVERVRGRVHGYHRGLYLWSHEHRGTPEMPGLVFGLDRGGSCSGFAYRLPEENLDSALYALWKREMPFPSYRPHWLNCRLEDGSQVQALGFVLERHLPSYAGNLPDHVLSQVFESACGRYGTTRDYVEQTAHALRSHAMPDRNLEARLKRCKSKADQATASRL, encoded by the coding sequence ATGAGCGCCATTGAAAACGCTTTTCTGAACCTGGCTTACCCTCCGCGGCTCGATCTTGGGCCGCAGCTGACGCACGAACAACTTCTCGCTTCCATGCAATCGACCATGGCACGCCACAAGGGCGGGCCGGTGTGGCTGTTCGCCTACGGTTCGCTGATCTGGCGGCCGGAATGCACAGCCGTCGAGCGGGTGCGCGGGCGCGTGCATGGCTACCATCGTGGCTTGTACCTGTGGTCTCACGAGCATCGCGGCACGCCGGAAATGCCGGGTCTGGTCTTTGGTCTGGATCGTGGCGGTTCGTGCAGCGGCTTCGCCTATCGGTTGCCGGAAGAGAACCTGGACAGCGCGCTGTATGCGTTGTGGAAACGCGAAATGCCGTTCCCGTCCTATCGCCCACACTGGCTCAACTGCCGACTCGAAGATGGCAGCCAGGTTCAGGCCTTGGGATTCGTGTTGGAGCGACACCTGCCCAGCTATGCCGGCAACTTGCCGGATCATGTGCTGAGCCAGGTGTTCGAAAGCGCTTGCGGACGTTACGGCACGACTCGCGATTATGTCGAGCAGACCGCTCACGCCCTGCGCAGCCACGCCATGCCAGACCGGAATCTGGAGGCGCGGCTCAAGCGCTGTAAGTCAAAGGCCGATCAGGCGACTGCTTCGCGGCTCTGA
- the glpT gene encoding glycerol-3-phosphate transporter — MFAFFRPAAHQAPLPEEKIDSTYRRLRWQIFAGIFFGYAGYYLLRKNFSLAMPYLIDEGYSRGDLGLAMSAIAIAYGLSKFLMGLVSDRSNPRYFLPFGLLVSAGVMFIFGFAPWATSSVTMMFILLFINGWAQGMGWPPSGRTMVHWWSQKERGGVVSVWNVAHNVGGGLIGPLFLIGMGLFNDWHAAFYVPAAVALAVAVFAFVTMRDTPQSVGLPPIEKYKNDYPEGYDASHEDEFSAKEIFVKYVLRNKMLWYIAMANVFVYLLRYGVLDWAPTYLKEAKGFTVDKTSWAYFFYEWAGIPGTLLCGWMSDKIFRGNRGLTGMVFMALVTVATLVYWLNPAGNPTIDMIALFSIGFLIYGPVMLIGLQALELAPKKAAGTAAGFTGLFGYLGGSVAASAAMGYTVDHFGWDGGFVLLVGACLLSMAFLAPTLWHKQVASQSREAVA, encoded by the coding sequence ATGTTTGCTTTCTTTCGTCCTGCCGCACATCAGGCTCCATTGCCTGAAGAAAAAATCGACAGCACCTACCGACGCCTGCGTTGGCAGATCTTCGCCGGCATCTTCTTTGGCTACGCGGGTTACTACCTGCTGCGCAAGAACTTCTCGCTGGCCATGCCGTACCTGATCGACGAAGGCTACAGCCGTGGCGATCTGGGCCTGGCAATGTCGGCCATCGCCATCGCGTACGGCCTTTCCAAGTTCCTCATGGGCCTGGTGTCCGACCGCTCCAACCCGCGTTACTTCCTGCCGTTCGGCCTGCTGGTATCGGCCGGGGTGATGTTCATTTTCGGTTTTGCGCCTTGGGCAACCTCCAGCGTGACCATGATGTTCATCCTGCTGTTCATCAACGGTTGGGCCCAGGGCATGGGCTGGCCGCCGAGCGGACGCACGATGGTGCACTGGTGGTCGCAGAAGGAACGTGGCGGCGTGGTGTCGGTGTGGAACGTGGCGCATAACGTCGGTGGCGGTCTGATCGGCCCGCTGTTCCTGATCGGCATGGGCCTGTTCAACGACTGGCACGCAGCGTTCTACGTCCCGGCTGCCGTCGCCCTGGCAGTAGCGGTATTCGCTTTCGTCACCATGCGCGACACCCCGCAATCGGTCGGCCTGCCGCCGATCGAGAAGTACAAGAACGACTACCCGGAAGGCTACGACGCCAGCCACGAAGACGAATTCAGCGCCAAGGAAATCTTCGTCAAATACGTGCTGCGCAACAAAATGCTCTGGTACATCGCCATGGCCAACGTCTTCGTCTACCTGCTGCGTTACGGCGTGCTGGACTGGGCGCCGACCTACCTGAAAGAAGCCAAGGGTTTCACCGTGGATAAAACCTCGTGGGCCTATTTCTTCTACGAATGGGCGGGGATTCCGGGCACGCTGCTGTGCGGCTGGATGTCGGACAAGATCTTCCGTGGCAATCGTGGCCTGACCGGCATGGTGTTCATGGCTCTGGTGACCGTCGCGACGCTGGTGTACTGGCTGAACCCGGCCGGCAACCCGACCATCGACATGATCGCGCTGTTCTCAATCGGCTTCCTGATCTACGGCCCGGTCATGCTGATCGGCCTGCAAGCGCTGGAACTGGCGCCGAAGAAAGCCGCCGGCACTGCCGCAGGCTTCACCGGTCTGTTCGGGTATCTGGGTGGTTCGGTCGCGGCCAGTGCAGCGATGGGCTACACCGTGGACCATTTCGGCTGGGATGGTGGTTTCGTGCTGCTGGTGGGCGCTTGCCTGCTGTCGATGGCCTTCCTGGCCCCGACCCTGTGGCACAAGCAAGTCGCCAGTCAGAGCCGCGAAGCAGTCGCCTGA
- a CDS encoding ABC transporter permease, with product MHKLVHILRLGLKELTSLRHDSVLLLFLFYAFTVAIYMPAAGSVIGVHNASVAIVDEDHSALSRQLAEALQPPEFQTPVTLPYEQLDEVMDSGRYTFVINIPAGFQTDLLAGRQPALQVNVDATAMSQAFMGAGYISRIFQRELLAYSGQGDVQTGSAVQLTTRALFNTNLEGGWFLAVIQIVNNITILAIILTGTALLREREHGTLDHLLVLPLTALEIMLAKVWSNLLVVVLCTWLSLEVIVKGALGVPLSGSLSLFLLVTAVYLFASTALGIFLATLARSTPQFGLLAIPVIIPMLLLSGGSTPLDSMPQWLQWVMQGSPSTHFVSLGTAILFRDAGLSVVWPDLLALVVIGLLFFFIALARFRKSLAS from the coding sequence ATGCACAAACTCGTACACATCCTGCGATTGGGTCTCAAGGAACTGACGAGCCTGCGCCATGACAGCGTGTTACTGCTGTTCCTGTTCTACGCCTTCACCGTGGCCATCTATATGCCAGCCGCCGGTTCAGTGATCGGCGTGCATAACGCCAGCGTGGCGATTGTCGACGAGGATCACAGCGCCCTTTCGCGCCAATTGGCTGAGGCGCTGCAGCCTCCGGAATTCCAGACGCCGGTAACGCTGCCCTACGAGCAACTGGATGAAGTCATGGACAGTGGCCGATACACGTTCGTCATCAATATCCCCGCCGGTTTTCAGACCGACCTGCTCGCGGGTCGCCAGCCAGCCCTGCAAGTCAACGTCGACGCCACCGCCATGAGCCAGGCGTTCATGGGCGCCGGCTACATCAGCCGAATATTTCAGCGTGAATTATTGGCATATTCAGGCCAGGGTGATGTGCAGACCGGGTCTGCGGTACAACTGACGACTCGAGCCCTGTTCAATACCAATCTTGAGGGCGGCTGGTTTCTGGCCGTGATTCAGATCGTCAACAACATCACCATTCTGGCGATCATTCTGACCGGCACCGCGCTCCTGCGCGAGCGCGAACACGGCACCCTGGATCATTTGCTGGTGCTGCCACTGACCGCACTGGAAATCATGCTGGCGAAAGTCTGGAGCAATCTGCTGGTGGTGGTGCTATGCACCTGGCTGTCACTGGAAGTGATTGTCAAAGGTGCGTTGGGCGTACCTTTATCCGGCTCATTGAGCCTGTTTTTGCTGGTCACGGCCGTTTATCTGTTCGCCAGCACCGCGCTGGGTATCTTCCTGGCAACGCTGGCGCGTTCGACACCGCAGTTCGGCCTGCTGGCCATCCCGGTAATTATCCCGATGCTGCTGTTGTCGGGCGGCAGCACACCGCTGGACAGCATGCCGCAGTGGTTGCAATGGGTCATGCAAGGGTCACCGTCCACCCACTTCGTCAGCCTCGGCACCGCGATCCTGTTTCGCGACGCCGGGCTGAGCGTAGTGTGGCCTGATTTGCTGGCGCTGGTCGTGATCGGTTTACTGTTCTTTTTCATCGCCCTGGCACGGTTTCGCAAGAGCCTGGCGTCGTGA
- a CDS encoding NADPH:quinone oxidoreductase family protein: MKAVLCKAFGPAELLVLEDVASPVAKKNEILLDVHAAGVNFPDTLIIEGKYQFKPPFPFSPGGEAAGVVSEVGEKVSHLKVGDRVMALTGWGSFAEQVAVPGYNVLPIPPSMDFNTAAAFSMTYGTSMHALKQRGNLQPGETLLVLGASGGVGLAAVEIGKAMGARVIAAASSAEKLAVAKAAGADELINYSETSLKDEIKRLTDGQGADVIYDPVGGDLFDQAIRAIAWNGRLLVVGFASGRIPELPVNLALLKGAAVLGVFWGSFAQRQPQDNAANFQQLFGWFAEGKLKPLVSQVYPLGEAAQAINDLGQRKAVGKVVVQVR; this comes from the coding sequence ATGAAAGCCGTGCTGTGCAAAGCCTTCGGCCCTGCCGAATTGCTGGTGCTGGAAGACGTCGCCAGTCCTGTCGCCAAGAAGAACGAAATCCTGCTGGACGTGCACGCCGCCGGGGTCAACTTCCCGGACACGCTGATCATCGAGGGCAAATACCAGTTCAAGCCGCCCTTCCCGTTCTCGCCCGGTGGCGAGGCCGCCGGCGTGGTCAGCGAAGTGGGTGAAAAGGTCAGTCACCTGAAAGTCGGCGACCGGGTCATGGCCCTGACCGGCTGGGGCAGCTTCGCCGAGCAGGTCGCAGTGCCGGGCTATAACGTGCTGCCGATCCCGCCCTCGATGGATTTCAACACCGCCGCCGCGTTCAGCATGACCTACGGCACGTCGATGCACGCCCTCAAGCAGCGCGGCAACCTGCAACCGGGTGAAACCCTGCTGGTACTCGGCGCCTCCGGCGGCGTCGGTCTGGCCGCCGTGGAAATCGGCAAAGCCATGGGCGCCCGGGTGATTGCCGCCGCCAGCAGCGCGGAAAAACTTGCCGTGGCCAAGGCTGCCGGTGCCGACGAACTGATCAACTACAGCGAAACCAGCCTCAAGGACGAGATCAAGCGTCTGACCGACGGCCAGGGCGCCGACGTGATCTACGACCCGGTCGGTGGCGACCTGTTCGACCAGGCCATCCGCGCCATCGCCTGGAACGGCCGCCTGCTGGTAGTCGGTTTCGCCAGCGGACGCATTCCCGAACTGCCGGTCAACCTCGCTTTGCTCAAGGGCGCAGCGGTACTCGGCGTGTTCTGGGGCTCCTTCGCCCAACGCCAGCCGCAGGACAACGCGGCGAACTTCCAGCAATTGTTCGGCTGGTTTGCCGAGGGCAAGCTGAAGCCGCTGGTGTCGCAGGTCTATCCGCTGGGCGAGGCGGCGCAGGCGATCAATGACCTGGGACAGCGCAAGGCAGTGGGTAAGGTTGTGGTGCAGGTGCGCTGA